The Hypomesus transpacificus isolate Combined female chromosome 2, fHypTra1, whole genome shotgun sequence genome window below encodes:
- the LOC124483232 gene encoding meprin A subunit beta-like: protein MYFTTFLIVSLTVSQTLSLIKPRIKDIEEGKSITDINKDLGLTGGDILELNPNQRNAILNTDQLWTSPVPYVFDNSLNMNAKGVILRAFDQFRLKTCIDFKPRTSELYHITVQKLGGCFSYIGKVIANGQVVSIGNGCDDMSIVEHEFMHALGFYHEQSRYDRDDYVRIVWENILKGYESNFAKSTVDDTTNLGTLYDYNSVMHYGKNFFTNGNGSTIITLQPEFQDVIGQRLEMSPNDVLKINRLYSCNESVAFMEYCSFSEKGMCGVSRCSRIVENNWNTVESAVGGPSSDHSNPDTCQTGTGLFMYSSTASGQEGDSAWLESRRMTPSRPCNVQCLQFYYYHSGNQSDQLNIWIREYQDESDSRGTLRLMGQITGPASNYWRLHHVPLNATRSFQMEFEVRKGAGSSTGGFAIDDINLSETECPHLTWQIRNFENLLTTSNFGTFLYSPRLYSSEGYAYQIVVRLSRMHFGLYVRLVSGQYDDQLQWPCPWRQVTFQALDQNPQIQLQMSKRFSLSTDPTETEGVNATFVWDNPRKVGTLYTDENNEQFYGNTLIGRFYISSLKDNKTENYLKGGDAIILASFQDISPLLQNNSLPCPTLPPVKCSSQTPQNLDEGTCATRIFGFSPAVASSPVLLLLTLLFLLTH, encoded by the exons ATGTATTTCACTACATTTCTTATTGTGAGCTTAACTGTCTCACAAACATTGAGTCTG ATCAAACCCAGAATCAAGG ACATTGAAGAAGGCAAGAGCATCACTGACATAAATAAAG ATCTGGGACTAACGGGTGGAGATATACTAGAA CTGAATCCCAACCAAAGGAACGCCATACTGAATACTGACCAGCTATGGACATCTCCAGTTCCCTACGTTTTCGACAACAGTCTAA ACATGAATGCCAAAGGAGTTATCCTACGAGCGTTTGACCAGTTCAGACTGAAGACGTGCATTGACTTCAAGCCAAGGACATCTGAGCTGTACCACATAACTGTTCAGAAGTTAGGCGG ATGTTTCTCGTATATAGGGAAAGTAATTGCCAACGGACAAGTGGTATCTATTGGAAATGGTTGTGACGATATGTCAATAGTGGAGCATGAGTTCATGCACGCGCTTGGCTTCTATCATGAGCAATCCAGATACGACAGAGATGATTACGTGCGGATTGTCTGGGAAAACATATTAAAAG GTTATGAAAGTAATTTTGCCAAATCAACGGTCGATGACACCACCAACCTAGGAACTTTATACGACTACAACTCAGTGATGCACTATGGCAAAAATTTCTTTACCAACGGCAACGGATCCACCATCATCACTCTTCAGCCCGAGTTCCAGGATGTGATTGGCCAACGCCTGGAAATGAGCCCCAACGACGTCCTGAAGATAAACAGACTCTACAGCTGCA ATGAAAGCGTTGCGTTTATGGAATACTGCAGTTTCTCAGAGAAGGGTATGTGTGGGGTGAGCCGCTGTTCCAGGATTGTGGAGAACAACTGGAATACAGTGGAGAGTGCTGTTGGGGGTCCCTCTAGTGACCATTCCAACCCGGATACCTGCCAAACTG GGACTGGATTGTTCATGTACTCCAGCACAGCTTCAGGGCAGGAGGGGGACTCAGCCTggctggagagcaggaggaTGACTCCCAGCAGGCCGTGCAATGTCCAGTGTCTGCAGTTTTACTACTACCACAGTGGGAACCAGTCAGACCAGCTCAACATCTGGATCCGAGAATACCAGGATGAGAGTGACTCCAGAGGAACGCTGCGCCTCATGGGACAGATCACAG gtccAGCCTCTAACTACTGGCGGCTGCACCACGTGCCTCTGAACGCCACCAGAAGCTTCCAGATGGAGTTTGAGGTGCGTAAAGGAGCAGGAAGTTCTACCGGAGGCTTCGCCATCGACGACATCAACCTTTCAGAGACCGAGTGTCCCCATCTGACCTGGCAGATAAGGAACTTTGAGAACCTTCTAACAACTAGCAACTTTGGCACTTTTCTGTACAGCCCTCGACTGTACTCTAGTGAAGGATATGCATACCAGATAGTGGTTAGATTATCCAGGATGCATTTTGGACTTTATGTGCGTCTGGTGTCTGGTCAGTATGATGACCAGCTCCAGTGGCCTTGTCCCTGGAGGCAGGTGACCTTCCAGGCTCTGGACCAGAACCCTCAGATCCAGCTGCAGATGTCCAAAAGGTTTAGCCTCTCCACTGACCCTACAGAGACTGAGGGGGTTAATG CAACCTTCGTATGGGACAATCCACGTAAGGTTGGAACACTTTACACTGACGAGAACAATGAGCAGTTCTATGGAAACACACTGATTGGAAGATTCTACATTAGCAGCCTGAAAGACAATAAAACCGAAAACTACCTCAAGGGCGGTGATGCCATCATCCTTGCCTCCTTCCAAG acatttcccctctcctccagaacaATTCTCTTCCGTGCCCCACACTCCCACCTGTGAAGTGTAGTAGTCAGACACCACAGAACCTGGACGAGGGTACATGTGCCACACG TATTTTTGGCTTCTCTCCTGCTGTGGCGTCTTCCCCTGTGCTGCTGCTACTGACTCTCCTGTTTCTGCTGACTCACTGA